The Lathyrus oleraceus cultivar Zhongwan6 chromosome 5, CAAS_Psat_ZW6_1.0, whole genome shotgun sequence genome includes the window catttccaactCGCTGCTTCTTCCTCAAACTCCTCTGCTAGGGAAACTGAAACctttccacaaaaacaacaagatgtcacaacatcaaacacCATCTGGTTCAAAAACTCCTACGCCTACTCACAAGGATAGAACACCTTCAatggactttcttgatgaagatattttggatGTGATTCCTCTGTCTGTTATTCCAGGCGAAGCTCCTGACTcaaaccatcccatggatgcatctGCCTCTGCATGCCCCACTCAAGGTAACAACTCTAATATCCCTTCTAGCTCTACTCATGCCACTAGTTCTAAGAAACCTGGTCACTAGATGAAGGACATTCTGTgaagggagtttctactcctctatctagaatggacccctctcctgaggttgaaccTCATAGTAAGAAGGATGACGATTCCTCTAAATCTGAAAAGGATATGgctgctgaaggtttgtgctctttAGGGAAAACTGTGTCTGGTAAAAAATCTGTGGCATCAACAACTGCCAATGCTTCACATTCTGAGAAGCATGATTTTGCCAACAatgtgattgacctagaggatgataggtcggatgatcaagatgatagcttacttcatcacttaaatcctagtgtggctaagaggatgaagactagaaaaggtaggtctgtggctgaaatgatgtcagccaaaactgctaagaagactactggtgtaggtccctcaaaatcttggagcaaagttgatgtgaagaagaggaaggtGAGACAAGTATCTGAGTctgatgaagatgttgaagaagatgtccctgacatctcccctgtGAAGAGGACAACTGTTAGGAAGTCCCTTATGAAAGTTGCTGTTGTACATTTGGACaatatctctttccatcttgaagatggagcagcaaaatggaagtttcTGATCCAAAGAAGGGTGGCTGTAGAGAGAGAGTTAGGCAAGGATGTTGTtgaggtcaaagaggtcatggacctaatTAAAAATGCTGAGTTAATGAAGACTGTGGCTGGGTTATCTCAGTGCTATAAGGGATTAGTGAAGGAATTCATTGTCAAGATTTCTGAAGATattgctgataaaaacaacaAGGAATTTTGTAAAGTTTTTGTGAGAGGGAAGTGTATCACATTTTCTCCTACTGTGATTAATAGGTTTCTGGGAAGAGGTACACAAGGTGCATGTGAATTGGAAGCCACTGACAATGAGGTATGTAAAGAAATTACAGCACGACAGGTGAAGGAGTGGCCTAGTAAAAAGCATCTCCCTGCTGGGAAGCTGACTGTTAAGTATGCCATATTGCATAAAATAGGGTctgcaaattgggtgcctaccaaccacatttccacaatttcaaatgcccttggaagatttatctttgctgttggaaccaagctgaaatttgattatggtagatttatgtttgaacaaattgtcaagcATGCTTCTACTAATGCAGTAAAGTTGCCTATATCTTTTCCCTTAATGatttgtggcattatcctgagTCAACACCCTAGAGTTCTGAGTACAAATGACCTTccaagtagaagaaaacctcTTCTATCAGTAAACTACAAATTGTTTGAAGGTAGTCATGTCGAAaacattgtcatgacatctgctgtgaaaaagccagcctcaaaagGTGGTCTTATTGATGAGCTGAAGGAAACTTGTAAAGAGTTGGATacagggataagggtagcaacaaTCAGGAAAGAAGCGTTGGAGGCtctgattgcaagcttggagcaagctgaaaGAGAGAATATTGGACAAGCCAAGGaagcattcttgacatcatggaaacatccttgctttaggaagtggaatccttggtatagctgaagggttagtttctaactggtccttctgaagactcatgcatcagagtgtctgatgtctttagagaagaagcagggattcatcaaggtgtgagcttggatgacttaactgcaaacctgcaggatggaggttgtttactcaaacttggttccacaatcaagtctatgagagcattGAACTCTTGGTCTATGTAtggaggaagttctttcaagtggcagaagaaggagctgaattcaacagctagatgttaaaacacaatgttgtaacatttggttcaacatcataatcttagttggtgaagtggcacatcaacttacgatagaagggtctacagagttgtagattggatacttcaaaaagatcgttctcattgcagttctttggagttgctggatggagaagatgttacatgttcatatcttagagaatctaagttttgtttaacatgtagcttgaagctaaagtctcacttggaaggtcagaatatctttggaAGAAGTCTGATAAATGTGGAGAGATCAATAAGTGACATTTGACgttttcatatgaggattcatgaaggaggtaatcaaccagtggcatttggtccatctcagaagtgagttcgaagaatcaagataatcaacatatggcagctgattattcttgaggaaagtctgagacaaattacttttgagcagaaaagtagtaagttgaagacaaaaagaggtgttttctattcatctcttggagcttgtggcaggagttctgagctatctatggaatattatctcttgtaatgggatgagaatgtatatgtcccaatttatgtctgggttcttttggatcaagctggtgactcagtgatatctgaagattatcagatggtgttctcTGTTAggttgtgaaggatgtcctaactaatgttagaacattgTGTGAAGTGACTTactgttctggttagaagagagactgacacagagtgtggatgtgttcagccaagaaggttgaacagagggagtgctcttgaagacatgaagatgcgtcttatgttttccattcatcaagtggtatgagttctctttgaatcaggaagtatgtgaaggtccaactttggggtgttggatatgttcatgtgtgatctccaagtttcaagaggagagttggttgttcatgacagggggagttctgtctttgcgcTGTAAGAAATCATCAAacttgtggtctatgtgttctcagataacaaggtatggaCCCTTGTTggttattgggatgatgtggtgtgtgtcaaggctgagtgagcagaagaatgtctgaccggatgtcatgacattgccttggacaatattgttagTTCCTTCTGAAATATGGGTGTGGTGAAGTAGAATAAGCCCGAGTGttacagctgtgtggtacagaGGGAGTAACCACCTACTGGTGTTTGTGATTTTGGCTTTAGtggtgctagatgtcaagctactactggaggtacgaaagtggtcttaggaaaAATATATGAAGAATGCAGGCAAAAGCCgcgttgaatgttaagacatcgcgtgcaacgtgtctgactgcatatatggaatagtcaCCATGCACTGGAACTGTTGGTTCgaaaaagaaacagtcaagagctataaaaggtattcaaagatagtctgagattttgttggtgattctctgactgtttctcagcaaatattaatgaatcttgaccaagcatttattcctaccgttaattcctaagcacgggctggtCTATTTAAAGGATGCTTCAGCACTCCTCCTCTCAATAGAGCGACATTCCATTCTCTCTAAACCACGGGGTTTGTTAAGATTTGGGCATACTGTGCCTGGATCTGGTTTTGCGAAGGtttcatttataaatgtttagctaaaaagggggagagaaacacTGTATTAAggatgtaccagaagcaagcaaaatATGGTAGCGAGCAGAAGTTGGTTTCaggcacaaaagtcactaacCGGGTATACCACTTGTGacttgtgatctgagttaagaggacagttgtgtcttgtgatctgagttacatcATCTATGTACTCAacattacatattcttcaggaagctctactgttgaggggaagggttttgatgcaactgattcttgtacatctacttcctcatgtacaccaactttggtgtttgtggtggtggagataaTGACAGAGAGGAAGTGcatacccatattgggatgtAGTGTCTAGTGTAAggtttatttgttttagctaaaatttgccgaagggggagattgttaataccttaggattggcattaattttgtaaaacaaataatgtaatcacctctgttgttttaatatgttgggttgaagaagttcaacatctggaccaacatgtcatgtacgatgtcacgacatcgtgactgtgacatcacacatgtgtagaaaactgaattagttaattcaggcatatattctgggattagtgaggatatttggtgaatatcctaacttcctagtggaggtcttaaagactcaatcagaatatacagtttctaaatatggagatatacatggagatattttaggaactaaaagattgaagaccttgattgtagcagaagttttctgctgaatttgtaacagcaaagaagaagtttgctacgatttctgaaggcccaaatccagttgggtgcatattgtaacctaggattggtaagcctcaaacaatgtaaaaattaggggtgtgtgtgaggtaaacctcccaacctgtgggaaggttaccatgttgttctcagtgctcaaagctgagattatttgtaactcaaagcctgtaggtaagagttgttatggtcttgaacgaagttgtgaagcaagttcaatTTGTTTAGCATTACTTTAaaattgtagtgataggaatggaaactggtggtttctatctaggagttcctaggtatagattgtattgggtagggattaagtgaagagttgtaaacgggggagtttaactctgaattaatactactgatagtggatcttcttcctggcttggtatgcccccagagtaggtgatgttgcaccgaactgggttaacaatttcctgtgtttggTTTTCTTTCTGCAAGTTATAATCTTGTCTGTTATACTCAAcatgtatttcagtctgtttatcaagagaAGAACAAACCTGGTTCATAGCATAttgtttgaatgtcaatcagaatgcttagacattcatcattgataacatatactgaataataggcaggttggttttctgctacagttcagtatgtatctcagtctgttcttcaggaaaataacagacttagcatatggtctatgatttggacgtcaaactgaatgttgtgacattcattcctgacagcatatgctaaacTGTAGGatagttagtttttctgtttcagtaattttctcaggctatttttcaggaatgcaacagctgagctaaaatccaggaaactaacaactgagctacatttaatgaacctaacaaatagcctatttgttagcaccctaatatgtggaaattagattaacttgcttgaccttaatttcaggaaatacaagtacaaggccagcaaactgTAATACTGTAACAGGGGATGTTCtaatcactattgagacatcatgctgataactgtgcaggctcaacagaagttAGTGTTATGGTTGATGTCTGCTGAGTCTTTGTACCAAATGGACAAAACTGGGTAttcttccattctatggtaatacagtagcagatgtcgtgacatctgtgaatgtgtgcacATTAGTACTGGGTGTTAATTGTATAGCTctcttgctgtattagtaacaatgttggatcagatgtcatgacgtggagtagaacatctaaactctgactacaccagaatttcacttAACCTTTGACATTTTGTTTGTTTGActgaatagacatttattttgtctcattggtctcttttggctaaaaagggggagaaagtAGCTAAAGTAGCTAAGTAGCTAAAGTAGCTAAGTAGCTATGCTATACTATGATGTTACAGATGATGTTGGAGATGATTTGTATGATACAAATGATGTGGGAGAAGTTGTTAAACTGTAtgttacaggtgatgttgaaggtgatgcTAGATGGGGAAGTGTTCTGTCTGTGTTGAGCAGACTAATGCTAGCTGAATGGGGAGGTGGTGTGTTatgagcacaagcgcatgtgtgttttatatgtgtttactagttgctattttgctagtaatgtgtgtttgtttacttctgctgctgaaTTGATACTGTGATTATTTTCTTGTGAAGCatatgatctgatgtatgttttagccaaaatttgccaaagggggagtttgttggttctatgtgttggcatcaattttggtaaaacctagagttatcacaagttgtcacaagtgttgtcttgacatgagatatcagtttcctgcagggtgtttaaatatggttgtgaaggatttagctgagatgtcagacccaatgttaagacatgtgtatacagaacattcagtctgaatgttatgtatcttatgattgcgcttttcatgcaaatctgtgtgtgattgatgtggagattgaacgcgccattctagcaataattaaaaccagattgatcTATTTTCCAATAAGATATGATCAACTGTTGTGAATAAGAAGATACGAAAagaaaatagatttagggttttatgatgtccaagcccattcaaaagcttctatttaaagggAATGGAAAACatggttttaacacacaagaaaacgaacgaaatagtgagagagaataagggttttagtcttgtgtgtgcttgtgtattgtgatccattcattcatcctattgatgattgaattggactgacttttatgttgtaatttgtccactctaagctttgaagcatgagtgtgtgtttacttggttgaagcttttaagcaagatcaagtatgtgttcttgaatagtgtcttctttctttgtaatatttgtttttacatcactactgtgattgagggggagtgagtagggtctcttatctaagagttcttagatagatgtcacacgggtagagattaggtgaaaagactatAACCTAAAattgtttactgagagtctttgaactaattctgtttagtggatttccttcctggcttggtagcccccagacgtaggtgagtttgcaccgaactgggttaacaattgcttgtgtcacttgtactattgtttctttatcttttatcctgtttatattgttcagatattagtgtcgtgacattatcATCGACATCTCATctctgataccagaatttcaatgatattgagaactgttacccgtTAAAATACAaagtacaaaagcttgtgaagagtgggatggtgtcctttgaggtCCGTGCGCCTAATGTAAAAGCCAATCCATTGCATGCTCATGGTAATGCCACTGTCAACATGGTAGACGATTGTTCAGGGAATTTTCGAGCATTCGATGTACGACGTATCCGTAGGTCGTTGGTGGAAATACATAGAACCTTGTGTTTGATCAGTGactgtgagcatgaccatgatggttgtgcaatctgtagtGTGAACCCCCGCAGGTGTATGATTGTtaagagagatatccagaagttgatggatgagaatgtaatccaaattcaacagtcaagggatatagatgatgtaaACGTGATAATGCCAGTGTTCAAcacccctgagcgggtagtaatccaatttgatagcagcaacaacaacatcgttAACAAATTGG containing:
- the LOC127079601 gene encoding uncharacterized protein LOC127079601, with protein sequence MDPSPEVEPHSKKDDDSSKSEKDMAAEGLCSLGKTVSGKKSVASTTANASHSEKHDFANNKRKVRQVSESDEDVEEDVPDISPVKRTTVRKSLMKVAVVHLDNISFHLEDGAAKWKFLIQRRVAVERELGKDVVEVKEVMDLIKNAELMKTVAGLSQCYKGLVKEFIVKISEDIADKNNKEFCKVFVRGKCITFSPTVINRFLGRGTQGACELEATDNEVCKEITARQVKEWPSKKHLPAGKLTVKYAILHKIGSANWHASTNAVKLPISFPLMICGIILSQHPRVLSTNDLPSRRKPLLSVNYKLFEGSHVENIVMTSAVKKPASKGGLIDELKETYDVGDDLYDTNDVGEVVKLYVTGDVEGDARWGSVLSVLSRLMLAEWGGGVL